A single Glycine soja cultivar W05 chromosome 14, ASM419377v2, whole genome shotgun sequence DNA region contains:
- the LOC114383975 gene encoding uncharacterized protein LOC114383975, with protein sequence MDIPLRSTRKYLFKKTDLLRLRELASLVSDPVDFQAHHGKLLRILRVYVEEGCLETLVQFYDPLYHCFTFPDYQLVPTLEEYSYLVGLPVPDKIPFHGFEPTPKPSDIAAALHLKTSIIQANLTSKGGLQGLPTHFLYQQASIFAEAASTLAFHSILALLIYGLLLFPNIDNFIDINAIKILLTKNPVPTLLADTYHSIHDRTQAGRGTISCCAPLLYLWFTSHLPQSRAFKTNDDKLSWPRRIMTLDPSDIVWYQAASDVGEIIVSCGEYPNVPLLGMRGGISYNPLLARRQFGYPIKTKPNNLALTNEFYLNHGDHSNKRERFAQAWSAIRRLSRSQLGKKSDHVHESYTQWVIDRTKSFGLPYHLPRYLSSTIPPSSLPIPFDTKEEFHEQLTKERQEKETWKRRCQELERENETLKGKIAQQSRELFIQNQRMIEKDDLLRRKDALLHRDARRKRRFMDLFSRAHSDSEDPSTPGV encoded by the coding sequence ATGGACATCCCACTGAGAAGCACTAGGAAGTACCTTTTCAAAAAAACAGACCTGTTGAGATTAAGGGAGCTGGCATCTTTAGTAAGTGATCCAGTTGATTTTCAAGCTCATCATGGGAAGTTGCTCAGAATTCTTAGAGTATATGTTGAGGAAGGATGCCTAGAGACCCTGGTTCAGTTCTATGACCCGCTCTACCATTGCTTCACATTTCCCGATTACCAGCTTGTCCCCACACTCGAAGAGTACTCCTACCTAGTTGGTTTACCTGTGCCAGACAAGATACCTTTCCATGGTTTTGAGCCTACCCCTAAACCCTCCGACATCGCAGCCGCTCTCCATCTTAAAACCTCCATCATCCAAGCAAACCTTACCTCTAAAGGAGGCCTCCAAGGTCTTCCCACCCACTTCCTCTACCAACAAGCCTCCATATTTGCTGAAGCAGCTAGTACACTTGCCTTCCATTCTATCCTAGCCCTCCTTATATATGGCCTTTTACTCTTCCCAAATATTGACAACTTCATCGATATCAATGCCATTAAAATCCTCCTTACAAAGAACCCCGTACCCACTCTACTCGCTGATACCTACCACTCTATCCATGACCGTACCCAGGCTGGCCGTGGAACCATTTCTTGTTGTGCACCTTTACTCTATCTGTGGTTTACCTCCCACCTACCTCAATCCCGCGCCTTCAAGACCAATGATGACAAACTTTCTTGGCCTCGCCGAATCATGACTCTTGACCCATCTGACATTGTTTGGTACCAAGCAGCTAGTGATGTTGGAGAGATTATTGTGAGTTGTGGTGAATATCCCAACGTACCTCTTTTGGGTATGCGTGGCGGAATTAGCTACAACCCACTTCTCGCTCGACGACAATTCGGGTACCCGATAAAGACAAAACCAAACAACCTTGCCTTGACTAATGAATTCTACCTTAACCATGGAGATCACTCGAACAAAAGGGAAAGATTCGCACAAGCTTGGAGCGCCATCCGTAGACTCAGCAGAAGTCAGTTGGGAAAGAAATCAGACCATGTGCATGAATCTTACACCCAGTGGGTTATTGACAGGACCAAGAGCTTTGGCCTACCCTACCACTTACCTAGATACCTATCGTCCACCATCCCACCATCATCCTTGCCTATCCCCTTTGACACTAAGGAAGAGTTTCATGAACAATTAACCAAAGAAAggcaagaaaaagaaacttgGAAGAGGAGATGCCAGGAGCTCGAGCGAGAGAATGAGACTTTGAAGGGGAAGATAGCCCAACAGAGCCGTGAGCTTTTTATCCAGAACCAGAGGATGATTGAGAAGGACGACTTGCTTCGTCGGAAAGACGCTTTGCTCCACCGAGATGCTAGAAGGAAGAGGAGGTTTATGGATTTGTTCTCCCGTGCACATTCAGATTCCGAGGACCCATCTACTCCGGGAGTTTGA
- the LOC114383977 gene encoding wall-associated receptor kinase 2-like, which translates to MHTQIALVLVLALVNVAITVSDITLNGCMDNCGNVSIPYPFGVGTSKETSENCFLEDKMNLTCQNNNLYSGVNLLVLEHVMDVLFYVSKICNTPNRVANDLFLRTPSNFTISSKENNFISVGCETYGYLNSFNNGVQYSTECLTGCSKFPNDVVTNGDCSGIGCYEVDIPPNMKNITIEAYRFDVSSNYFQSCGHSFAAKRGSYSFDISHLENLQFDTIPMVVDWSVGDELGCEDFRKGFRKGACMNNSYCHDIDISYGYQCKCEEGYDGNPYHPNGFQGITYQYINTTCAL; encoded by the exons ATGCACACGCAAATTGCCCTGGTGTTAGTGCTTGCATTGGTAAATGTAGCAATTACTGTAAGTGACATTACCCTGAATGGCTGCATGGACAATTGTGGAAACGTGTCAATTCCATATCCATTTGGTGTAGGCACTTCTAAAGAAACAAGTGAGAATTGTTTCTTGGAAGACAAAATGAATCTAACATGCCAAAACAACAATTTATATTCAGGTGTTAATTTGCTAgttttagaacatgttatggaTGTGTTGTTTTATGTCTCCAAAATTTGCAACACCCCCAACAGAGTGGCCAATGACCTCTTTCTTAGAACTCCTAGTAATTTCACCATTTCcagcaaagaaaacaatttcataaGTGTTGGTTGTGAGACTTATGGCTACCTCAATAGCTTTAACAATGGTGTGCAATACTCGACCGAGTGCTTAACCGGATGCTCCAAGTTCCCTAATGATGTTGTAACCAATGGAGATTGTTCAGGGATAGGGTGTTATGAAGTGGATATTCCTCCTAACATGAAGAATATCACTATAGAAGCATATAGATTCGATGTGTCTTCCAATTACTTCCAAAGTTGTGGTCACTCCTTTGCTGCCAAACGTGGCTCCTACAGCTTTGACATTAGTCATTTGGAGAATTTGCAATTTGACACCATCCCTATGGTTGTTGATTGGAGTGTTGGAGATGAGCTGGGATGTGAGGATTTCAGGAAAGGATTTCGAAAAGGTGCTTGCATGAACAATAGCTATTGTCATGACATTGACATTAGTTATGGATACCAATGCAAATGTGAAGAAGGTTATGATGGAAATCCTTATCATCCCAATGGTTTCCAAG GAATCACTTATCAGTACATAAACACTACATGT GCTCTGTAG
- the LOC114383974 gene encoding uncharacterized protein LOC114383974, whose amino-acid sequence MDIVEQENQSLREEVATLREGMDRLTTMMSALLSAQNSQAAAAAVEQPLVSTTPLSTVTSPPLFLPPGCTWGMPPPVCGSPQPAVSEVPPPFAQQSAPVPQPNTSFPQAAMTYSAPLIHTIQQEVEPIFPAENVVAFDKMEELQERFDGMQREVEALRGRDLFGKDACELCLVPNVTIPHKFKVPDFEKYKGNSCPRSHLVMYARKMSMYTDNHKLLIHFFQDSLTGAALKWYMNLDSASIRTFNDLGEAFIRQYKYNLDMAPDRDQLRAMTQKEKETFKEYAQRWREVAAQIVPPLEEREMTKIFLKTLSQFYYEKMVASAPTDFTEMVNMGVRLEEGVREGRLTGESAPAASNAKKFGGHFAKKKDQEVGMVAHGKPQQNFTPYRQVANVASTIPNPSYHQQRPHYPYPYPPQQYPPQQYPPQQYHQPQYPQKQQNRPQTLQQPYHSQNRQKTTFDPIPMKYADLLPALLAKNLVQVRTPPRTPDVLPPWFRHDLTCAFHQGAPGHDVENCYVLKNEVQKLVRANLLSFKDQNPNVQANPLPNHGPAVNMIQDCDEDSVILNVQHVRTPLVPIHIKMCEAALFDHDHAACEICPVNVKGCPKVQEDVQGLIDSRELIITRKDKEVCVITPEFQRLEISYNSGESTTTPLVISLPGPMPYASLKAVPYKYSATMLEGGQEVPLPSLTPAISVDNIASDGKVLRNGRVIPTLFAKKVNDPAVKQVTVNGPGTRKEVGQFNGTSKNSDHDEILKLIQKSEYKIVDQLLQTPSKISILSLLLNSEAHREALMKVLDQAFVERDVTVNQLDSIVGNITACNNLSFSDEELPEEGRNHNLALHISVNCKSDALSNVLVDTGSSLNVMAKSTLDQLSYQGPPMRRSGVVVKAFDGSRKSVIGEVDLPITIGPFVFQITFQVMDIQAAYSCLLGRPWIHEAGAVTSTLHQKLKFVRNGRLITVSGEEALLVSHLSAFSFIGADETEGTSFQGLTVEGKKPEKNEVSFATWKSAQKVVQEGTCVGWGKVVQLIESKNREGLGFASSAGSATNSVGSSSITSTFCSAGFINNSPEANAVLEDVPEERVLAFVTPGKLVRNWDTVDIPSVVHASKLGIYEPVEHNNPALSPNFESPVYEAEEEEDDEIPEELARLLEYEKKTIRPHEEVVEVINLGTKEDKKEVKIGASLEATVKRRVIELLKEYADVFAWSYQDMPGLDPRIVEHRLPLKPECPPVKQKLRRTHPDMALKIKEEVQKQIDAGFLVTSEYPQWLANIVPVPKRDGKVRMCVDYRDLNKASPKDDFPLPHIDVLVDSAAKSKVFSFMDGFSGYNQIKMAVEDREKISFITPWGTFCYRVMPFGLINAGATYQRGMTTLFHDMMHKEIEVYVDDMIVKSGTEEKHVEYLLKMFQRLRKYQLRLNPNKCTFGVRSGKLLGFIVSQKGIEVDPDKVKAIREMPIPQTEKQVRGFLGRLNYISRFISHMTATCGPIFKLLRKDQGVVWTEDCQKAFDSIKNYLLEPPILIPPVEGRPLIMYLTVLEDSMGCVLGQQDETGRKEHAIYYLSKKFTDCESRYSQLEKTCCALAWAAKRLRHYMINHTTWLISKMDPIKYIFEKPALTGRIARWQMLLSEYDIEYRTQKAIKGSVLADHLAHQPIEGYQPIKFDFPDEEIMYLKTKVCDEPLLGEGPDPESRWGLIFDGAVNVCGNGIGAVIITPEGNHLPFAARLQFDCTNNMAEYEACILGIEEAIDLRIKNLDIYGDSALVINQIKGEWETRHPGLIPYKDYARRLLTFFNKVELHHIPRDENQMADALATLSSMYEVSHRNNLPTIRIQRLERPAHAFAVEEVVVDDKPWFHDIKCFLQSQEYPPGASNKDRRTLRRLSGNFFLNGDVLYKRNFDMVLLRCVDKQEAELLMHEVHEGSFGTHSNGHAMARKLLRAGYYWMSMETDCCKHARKCHKCQIYADRMHVPPTTLNVLSSPWPFSMWGIDVIGRIEPKASNGHRFILVAIDYFTKWVEAASYANVTKQVVVRFIKNQIICRYGVPNRIITDNGTNVNNKMMKDLCEEFKIEHHNSSPYRPQMNGAVEAANKNIKKIVQKMVVTYKDWHEMLPYALHGYRTSVRTSTGATPFSLVYGTEAVLPVEIEIPSMRVIMEAQLSEAEWCQSRYDQLNLIEEKRMKALCHGQLYQQRMKQAFDKKVRPRVFQEGDLVLKKVLSFQPDSRGKWTPNYEGPYVVKRTFSGGALIVTTMDGDELPRPVNADAVKKYFV is encoded by the exons ATGGATATAGTTGAACAAGAAAATCAGAGTCTCAGGGAGGAGGTTGCCACTTTACGAGAGGGAATGGATAGGTTGACGACCATGATGAGTGCACTCTTGTCAGCCCAGAACTCTCAAGCTGCCGCCGCTGCCGTAGAGCAGCCCTTGGTGAGCACAACCCCGCTATCTACAGTAACTTCTCCACCCCTCTTTTTGCCTCCAGGTTGTACATGGGGAATGCCACCTCCAGTCTGTGGAAGCCCCCAGCCCGCTGTATCTGAAGTTCCACCTCCTTTTGCTCAGCAGTCAGCACCGGTTCCGCAACCCAATACCTCTTTCCCTCAAGCTGCAATGACTTATTCAGCTCCACTGATTCACACTATTCAACAAGAGGTTGAACCAATTTTCCCAGCTGAAAATGTTGTAGCCTTTGACAAGATGGAAGAACTCCAAGAAAGATTTGATGGTATGCAAAGGGAAGTCGAAGCCCTCCGAGGAAGAGATCTGTTCGGGAAGGACGCCTGTGAATTATGCTTGGTCCCAAATGTTACTATCCCTcacaagttcaaggtgccagacttcGAGAAGTATAAAGGGAACTCTTGTCCCCGCAGTCACTTGGTGATGTACGCGCGGAAAATGTCCATGTATACTGACAATCATAAGCTGCTTATTCATTTCTTTCAGGACAGCCTGACTGGGGCCGCTCTGAAATGGTATATGAATTTGGACAGTGCGAGCATTCGTACTTTCAATGACCTGGGTGAAGCGTTCATCCGGCAGTATAAGTACAATCTGGACATGGCCCCAGATCGTGATCAGCTCCGTGCGATGAcacaaaaagagaaggaaacgtTCAAGGAGTATGCCCAGCGTTGGAGGGAAGTGGCTGCCCAGATTGTCCCGCCGTTGGAAGAAAGGGAAATGACCAAAATATTTCTGAAGACCCTGAGCCAGTTTTATTACGAGAAAATGGTTGCAAGTGCACCAACAGACTTCACCGAAATGGTCAACATGGGGGTGCGATTAGAGGAAGGTGTCCGAGAGGGACGTTTGACTGGGGAAAGTGCCCCTGCCGCAAGCAATGCCAAGAAGTTTGGAGGCCACTTTGCGAAGAAGAAAGATCAAGAGGTGGGAATGGTAGCTCATGGTAAACCTCAGCAGAATTTCACCCCATATCGTCAGGTTGCGAATGTCGCATCCACTATCCCAAACCCATCATATCACCAACAAAGGCCACATTACCCCTACCCATACCCTCCACAACAATACCCTCCACAACAATACCCTCCACAGCAATACCATCAGCCACAATACcctcaaaaacaacaaaatcgcCCGCAGACCCTCCAACAACCATATCACTCACAAAACCGCCAGAAAACAACCTTTGATCCAATCCCGATGAAATATGCTGACTTACTCCCCGCCCTGCTCGCCAAAAACCTTGTCCAGGTCAGAACACCCCCTCGTACACCAGATGTTTTACCTCCCTGGTTTCGTCATGATTTAACCTGCGCTTTCCACCAAGGGGCCCCAGGTCATGACGTTGAAAACTGCTATGTCCTGAAGAATGAAGTGCAAAAACTAGTCCGGGCCAACTTGCTATCCTTCAAAGATCAGAATCCCAATGTTCAGGCGAACCCTCTGCCGAACCATGGGCCTGCTGTCAACATGATACAAGATTGTGATGAAGACAGTGTCATCCTGAACGTCCAACACGTTCGAACTCCCCTGGTCCCAATACATATCAAGATGTGCGAGGCAGCTCTGTTTGACCATGATCATGCAGCGTGTGAAATATGTCCTGTGAATGTAAAAGGATGCCCGAAGGTACAAGAGGACGTACAAGGGCTGATAGACAGCAGAGAACTTATCATCACGAGGAAGGACAAAGAAGTGTGCGTCATTACCCCCGAGTTTCAGCGGTTGGAAATAAGCTATAACAGTGGGGAATCAACTACTACTCCACTGGTGATTAGCTTGCCAGGACCTATGCCGTATGCTTCTCTAAAAGCGGTCCCTTACAAGTATAGTGCCACGATGTTGGAAGGTGGGCAGGAGGTGCCTTTGCCCTCTCTAACTCCTGCGATTTCTGTGGACAACATTGCTAGTGACGGTAAAGTTCTGAGGAATGGACGTGTTATCCCCACATTGTTTGCAAAGAAAGTAAATGATCCGGCAGTTAAACAGGTGACAGTGAACGGCCCCGGTACAAGGAAGGAAGTAGGCCAATTCAATGGGACTAGTAAGAATTCTGATCATGACGAAATTCTGAAACTGATCCAGAAGAGTGAGTATAAAATAGTAGACCAGCTGCTGCAAACTCCCTCTAAGATATCCATTTTGTCTCTGCTATTGAACTCAGAAGCACACCGTGAGGCTCTAATGAAGGTGTTGGACCAAGCTTTTGTGGAGAGGGACGTGACTGTTAATCAATTGGACAGTATAGTAGGAAACATTACTGCCTgcaataatttaagttttagtgATGAAGAACTTCCTGAGGAGGGGAGGAACCACAATTTGGCGTTACATATATCGGTGAACTGCAAGTCTGATGCTCTGTCGAATGTACTTGTGGACACTGGTTCCTCATTGAATGTAATGGCCAAATCCACATTAGATCAACTTTCCTACCAGGGGCCCCCCATGAGAAGAAGCGGGGTGGTTGTCAAAGCGTTTGATGGATCAAGAAAGTCTGTTATCGGGGAGGTTGATTTGCCCATTACAATTGGGCCGTTTGTTTTCCAAATTACATTCCAGGTGATGGATATCCAAGCCGCATACAGTTGCCTTTTGGGTAGGCCGTGGATCCATGAAGCGGGGGCCGTGACATCCACCTTGCATCAAAAGCTGAAGTTTGTCAGAAATGGGAGATTGATCACTGTGAGTGGAGAGGAAGCCTTGTTGGTTAGTCATTTGTCAGCTTTTTCCTTTATTGGTGCTGATGAAACAGAAGGAACCTCTTTCCAAGGCCTGACTGTAGAGGGTAAAAAGCCAGAGAAGAATGAAGTGTCTTTTGCTACTTGGAAGAGCGCACAGAAAGTGGTGCAGGAGGGAACATGTGTAGGATGGGGAAAAGTTGTGCAGTTGATAGAGAGTAAAAACCGTGAAGGACTGGGATTTGCTTCCTCTGCAGGATCCGCAACGAACAGTGTTGGATCAAGCTCCATTACTAGCACCTTTTGTAGCGCCGGGTTCATCAACAACTCGCCAGAAGCCAATGCTGTCTTGGAAGACGTTCCTGAAGAGAGAGTACTTGCATTTGTCACACCTGGAAAACTTGTTCGCAACTGGGACACGGTTGACATCCCTTCAGTAGTTCATGCATCAAA ACTAGGCATTTATGAGCCCGTTGAACATAATAACCCTGCACTCTCTCCCAACTTCGAATCTCCTGTCTACGAGGCTGAAGAGGAGGAGGATGATGAAATCCCGGAGGAACTTGCTCGGTTATtggaatatgaaaagaaaaccaTTCGGCCTCATGAGGAGGTAGTAGAGGTGATTAACTTGGGAACCAAGGAAGATAAGAAGGAAGTCAAGATTGGGGCATCGCTTGAGGCAACTGTCAAACGAAGGGTGATTGAATTACTCAAAGAATACGCCGATGTGTTCGCATGGTCGTACCAGGATATGCCCGGCTTGGATCCCCGTATTGTGGAGCACCGTTTGCCTTTGAAGCCCGAATGCCCACCGGtcaaacagaaactgagaagaaCTCACCCTGACATGGCTCTCAAGATCAAAGAGGAAGTACAGAAGCAGATCGATGCAGGTTTTCTTGTCACATCAGAGTATCCTCAATGGTTAGCCAACATAGTGCCTGTTCCAAAGAGGGACGGCAAAGTCAGGATGTGCGTTGACTATCGGGATTTGAACAAGGCTAGTCCGAAAGATGACTTTCCTCTACCTCACATCGATGTATTGGTTGACAGCGCTGCAAAGTCCAAGGTCttctccttcatggacggtttctctgggtACAATCAGATCAAGATGGCAGTTGAAGACAGAGAAAAGATATCTTTCATCACGCCTTGGGGCACCTTTTGTTACAGGGTAATGCCTTTTGGGTTGATAAATGCAGGTGCCACTTACCAAAGAGGCATGACCACTCTCtttcatgacatgatgcataaagagatagaagtgTACGTGGATGATATGATTGTCAAGTCAGGCACTGAAGAAAAACATGTCGAGTACTTGCTGAAGATGTTTCAACGGCTGAGAAAGTACCAACTTCGACTGAATCCCAACAAATGTACCTTTGGTGTTAGATCTGGAAAACTCTTGGGCTTCATTGTCAGTCAGaaaggtattgaagtagatcctgacAAAGTCAAGGCCATTAGAGAAATGCCGATTCCACAAACAGAGAAACAAGTGAGAGGTTTTCTTGGGCGTCTAAATTACATTTCTCGTTTCATCTCGCACATGACAGCCACGTGCGGACCTATATTCAAATTGCTTCGAAAAGATCAAGGGGTTGTTTGGACCGAAGATTGTCAAAAGGCTTTTGACAGTATCAAGAATTATCTGCTAGAACCTCCAATTCTTATACCTCCAGTTGAAGGAAGGCCTCTGATTATGTACTTGACTGTGTTAGAAGATTCTATGGGCTGTGTGCTCGGACAACAGGATGAGACCGGAAGGAAAGAGCATGCCATCTACtacttgagcaagaagtttacagATTGTGAGTCCAGGTACTCCCAACTtgagaaaacttgttgtgcactaGCCTGGGCTGCCAAGCGTCTTCGTCACTACATGATTAACCACACCACCTGGCtaatatccaagatggacccgatcAAGTATATCTTTGAGAAACCCGCTCTGACAGGAAGAATTGCTCGTTGGCAGATGTTGTTATCCGAGTATGATATCGAATACCGTACCCAGAAGGCAATTAAGGGAAGTGTTCTTGCTGACCATTTGGCTCACCAACCAATTGAGGGCTATCAACCCATCAAGTTTGACTTTCCTGATGAAGAAATTATGTACTTGAAGACGAAGGTTTGTGATGAACCATTGCTTGGAGAAGGTCCAGATCCCGAGTCTAGATGGGGTTTGATTTTTGATGGAGCCGTGAATGTCTGTGGCAATGGAATTGGGGCAGTTATTATCACTCCTGAAggtaatcatctccctttcgctGCAAGGTTACAGTTTGattgcaccaacaatatggcagAGTATGAAGCATGTATCCTGGGCATTGAAGAAGCCATCGACTTGAGAATCAAGAACCTTGATATTTACGGGGATTCAGCTCTCGTAATCAACCAAatcaaaggagaatgggaaactcgCCACCCCGGCTTGATTCCATACAAAGATTATGCAAGACGTTTGCTAACCTTCTTCAACAAAGTGGAGCTTCACCACATCCCTCGTGATGAGAACCAGATGGCAGATGCGTTAGCAACTTTATCCTCCATGTATGAAGTGAGTCACCGGAACAATTTGCCAACAATCAGAATTCAGCGCCTCGAGAGGCCCGCTCACGCGTTTGCAGTCGAAGAGGTT GTTGTTGATGATAAGCCCTGGTTCCATGATATCAAGTGTTTCCTCCAAAGTCAGGAATATCCACCTGGAGCTTCCAACAAAGACAGGAGAACTTTGAGAAGATTATCTGGTAATTTCTTCCTAAATGGGGATGTTTTGTACAAAAGAAACTTTGACATGGTACTACTCAGGTGTGTAGataagcaagaagcagaactttTGATGCATGAGGTACATGAAGGCTCCTTTGGAACTCACTCCAATGGACATGCAATGGCTAGGAAGTTGTTGAGAGCAGGTTACTACTGGATGTCGATGGAAACAGATTGTTGCAAGCATGccaggaagtgccacaaatgccAAATTTATGCTGACAGAATGCATGTACCACCAACTACACTTAATGTTCTTTCTTCTCCGTGGCCCTTCTCTATGTGGGGCATCGATGTGATTGGTAGAATCGAACCGAAAGCTTCAAACGGGCATCGTTTCATTCTAGTGGCTattgattacttcaccaagtgggttgAAGCAGCATCTTATGCAAATGTGACTAAACAAGTTGTGGTCCGCTTTATCAAGAATCAGATCATCTGCCGTTATGGTGTGCCCAACAGAATCATTACAGATAATGGAACGAAcgtgaataacaagatgatgaaagATTTGTGTGAAGAGTTCAAGATTGAGCATCACAATTCTTCTCCTTACAGACCTCAAATGAATGGCGCAGTTGAAGCTGCAaacaagaatatcaagaagatagtGCAGAAGATGGTGGTCACATACAAAGACTGGCATGAGATGTTACCGTATGCTTTGCATGGGTATCGCACTTCAGTGCGTACCTCAACAGGGGCAACCCCTTTCTCTTTGGTGTATGGCACGGAAGCAGTACTCCCTGTGGAGATTGAGATTCCATCAATGAGAGTTATAATGGAGGCCCAGTTATCAGAAGCTGAATGGTGCCAAAGCAGATATGATCAGTTGAATCTAATTGAAGAAAAACGCATGAAGGCCTTGTGCCACGGACAACTTTATCAACAGAGGATGAAGCAAGCTTTCGACAAGAAGGTTCGTCCTCGTGTGTTTCAAGAAGGAGATCTTGTGCTCAAGAAGGTTTTATCTTTCCAACCCGATTCTAGGGGCAAGTGGACGCCTAATTACGAAGGCCCATATGTCGTCAAGAGAACTTTCTCTGGTGGTGCGCTGATTGTTACGACTATGGATGGGGATGAGCTCCCTCGTCCCGTGAATGCGGATGCAGTCAAGAAATACTTtgtctaa